The following is a genomic window from Elaeis guineensis isolate ETL-2024a chromosome 10, EG11, whole genome shotgun sequence.
CTATAAAGCATCCATACTATTTAAAATTTGCCGATATTTTTTAAAAGCATCGGCACCTTTTCATAACTTAGCGACTCACATAAGCGTCAGTAAGTGTTTAAACTTACCGATGCTTTCGTGGAGCAtcgataaatttaattttcactCTTCACTTACCGACACTTTTTCGATGCTTGTGTTTGCATTGGAAAGAAATTTTGCGATGCTTATTAGCAACAGAAATTGCCATTTTTTGCATCGGCAATGCTCCATTGTCCTGTAGTGAGATGGTTATCCATGTATGCAAGACTACATTTAAGGTAACAACAGGTGACAAATAGATAGTTGTTGTGGCTGCACTTACCTGCACGTTATTTTGTGGCTTCGATATAAACTATTTGACTTAATGAATATATTCTGAGAAAATTATACAGGGGAGCTAGCAGGTTTGGCCAGCTCCTTGTTCATTAAATAAGAAATTATAGGTTCAATAAATTCCTAAAGAAACGTAAGAAAAATAAGAGCAGCACAATATATATCAGCTTCCACTAGAAGAAATAAACCCAAAGAAAACCCTACCAACAGCCAAATATGCCCCATGTCAATCTCGATTACAAAGTTACTGGTTAGAAGAATTAAAATCATTTAACTTAAGAAACTGACAATCCACCACCAACATCCATAGTAAAAAATTCCTCCAGGCCAAAAGTGCATGGACCTACTCTCCAGAACGTGAcctcatgaattatgaattatcaGCAAGAGAAGGATGAAATGACACCTAATAGGGTGAACTAGACTTTTTCAGAACAGATCATTCATATCATCAGTCCTATGGAAGATGTTAGAAACTAAGCTCATCTTAAATATATTACATTGCAAGACAATACACTGATGACCAACATTATTAGCCTAGGACTTCACGAACTACAATGAGGGTTAATTAGAAAACGTTTCCAGCTATCTTCAAATGAAGTCAAACTCAAAAGAGTCTTCAAGCATCAACAGCCAAGAATCATCACCACAGGCAAAGTCTTCTGTGCTATGATttaaatcttcttcttctactaccTTGGAGTTCTCCACAACATGAGAACCAGCGTACTGCTGCTCAAAATTATTAACTGAGGACTGGTTTGCATTTATCACTGCCCCATTAGTAGTAAGATCATTTCTCGTATACTCTGAAACCAAAAGAGTATTTTCTTCACTTACATTGTGCTGCTGCTCAGAATCGGTGATTGAGAACTGATTAGCATTCGTTGCTGCTCCATCAACACAAGCATCATTTGTCATTATATTTTCTGAAACCAGATGAGTATGTTGTTCATTTGCCTTGCACTGAGTTGCATCAATATCGTTAGAGTTGTTCCCAACCAATCCAGCATCAGTATATTCAGATACTAAGTTGCAACTGCTATCAGATATTTCGTCCATATCATTAAGTAGTTGTGGCTGATGGATTTCTCTGAAAGATTCTGAGACTCGAGTACCACAATCAAATTGTTGCATCTGGGTAATTGCTCTGAAGGATGAAGAGAATTGGACATCAGTATTTAGTTGTTGTGTTTGAATGGCTGCTTCAAATGAACAAGGAATCACACCTCCCAATCCCATAACGTTGTTCACGTTAGTGGCAAAGGTGCTTGTAGACTGTAAAGATGGGATCTCTGCAGTCATTCCAAAATGTGAAGCTAGTTGGTTCTGGCTCTCATTTTTAGGCTGATGAAGGCCCGAATTGTCATTGCAGGATTGCATGCAGGTTAAATTAGGATAACTGTTAAAACTCAGAGGCAGTTGCAATCCAAATGAAAGCATTTGAGTGACAGGAACTGAAGGTTTCAGGGTGACGCAATTTAAACAGCCTTGTGTGGTAAAAAGCCCATATTGATTGGAAACTTGTTTAAATTGAGCCATTTCAGTGCCTGGTCCAAACATGTCAGGAATTGATGGGCTGAATGGCATGTTCTTTTCTTTTAAACGATACTTCTGCATTTGGAAAAGAGATTGCCACCATCAAATAATAGGAAGCATGAGACCACAATGCTTTTTGGAATTCAACGAAGAAACTTGAACTTTGAGTTGAATTAATAACTTGTtgtggagtatctggaagatctAGCTTTCCTTAACGACAATAACTTTAATGAGTCTAAatgacaaatttcaaattttcaacatTTATCAGCACGAATAGCAAGTCAACTACAAGGTCGAACCCATGCAAAAGACAATGCAACCAAAAAATTTcaccttttattgatgattaagaAGATGTTATCATTTTCATATGTTCCTTCAGAGCAACCTTCGAGTGAACTTTGGAAATATAAAGGAAAACAATGcagatgaaaagaaagaaaactgtATTATCTGTGTGCTATTCCTAACTCTCTCTTTGTTTGCTTAAAGAATATATTTTTCTGGTTCCTGACCtctaaatttatttgaaattagtAAAATAGATCAATTTGTTATGATTGTTctgatattttgatttatattacCAAAATACAAACATAATGGAAAGTCCTCTCAATTCATAGAAAAAAATGGCAACCAAATATTTCATATTTCTAAGAGAATCAACAGCTCTTATTAATTGTTTCCCATTCTTAATTTTCCTACTTCCTAATTCAATTATTGATCACTGTGCTTATCTTGCCAGTATTTTTGCTAAATTTGTAATCAAGCACATAATTGTGGATAACTCTATTATAGTTAATACAAATTGTTCATCTCCTAAGAATAATATTATGATCTTTCCAAAGTTAATTCCATAGCCTGTCATTTTAGACCAAGACCTGAATGGGCAAGAAGTAGAGCTTTAGTTAAGTTGGACTACTCTTAACTATTAGAGCTATCATCTTTTAACAAATCCCCAATCAACTTGACTTGACTATCCTTAATTAAGTAGGAATCGTGAACAAAAACCAAGTGAAGCAGCCTCCAGTCAAGAAGTTTTGCAGTCTCGCTACaagcttatatttatttatttttagtttcCTACTGCTCCAAGCATGTCAATTTGCTAGGTCCCAAATGTGAACAAACATATACTGTAAATAGATTATGGCAGAGTTTGATAACTTCAATTTGTACTAAATTTCATTAAATACAAGATCATTTTATATAGAATGTACTAATAATTATGTCATGAAGATTACATACCACTGACATTGTCTAGCAATTCAAAATGCAATTTGCTtgtaaagaaatagaaaaaaaaaagtcaaagtTAATTAAACCTGTAAGTGGCTTGCCACTTGTCTTCGCGTTATGCCCTCAATGTTCATGTGTTTCATTATCTTGCTTGGAACAGCATCTAAAGTAAGAAAAAgcagttagaaaaataaaaaatcatttcATGAGGAAGTTGTTAATATATACTCAAAGGTGAACAATTAATTCTCTTTATTTGAGTTGTGGAACTATGGCATCTAACCTCTGCCTAATGTCTCATTGGCGACACGGAACTTCTGCTCTAAATACTCATCCCAAACCCTCCTTTTCCTCGCTTTTCTAGAGTTTTCATCATCTTTGCTAGTGATTTGTTCCCCCCCTTTACCTTTCTTGGCTTCACTTGATTTTGAAATTTCCATTTCCATTGTGTTTTCAAGATTGAGAGAATCACATTGGCTTGCAGTATTAGCAATCAATACATTTTTCcctttatgatttttttctttctgtttgATCATTTAGAATTGCGTCAGATATTTGTGATGCCCGTTTTGAGCTTGATTCTCTTGTTTCACCttcaaaattctctctttgaaAGCAGGCACTGAAGATGATATGTTGCCAAAGGTTCTTTGCAGTATTGACATCTAACGGTTTAATCACGAAGAAACAAGCTCCTAGCTTGTGACATATCTTCATAGTCTCCAACCGTTTATCATGTGACATCACTGCATCCCACAAAATGATTTCATGacagaaaaatagaaaaacaatgagttgcatgaagaagaaaaaacatATGATAAAACTATAAGAAAGGATGATGCCTACTAATAATTGGCAGATCTAGTTCATCCTTCACAATGGTGAGGAACTCTAAACCGCTAACTTCTGGCATATAGACATTAGCCAAAAGGAGATCAAAATCCTTGTGTCGTTCTCGAAGAAGTCTTAGTGCAGATCGTGGATTTCCACATGTAGTGACTGAAAATGAGAGATCAAGACAGAAGCAAGCATAAATTATAACAACCTACATGAAATAAATAATGCTTCTCCAAGAAGAAgtatcatcaataaaaaaaaaaataacatgcaactataaaattcataatttttctctctttctctcatggATCCCTTTCGTAAATTGGGAGATTTTCCATCATGTTTTCAATTTCTTACATATACATTTGAATCGAGTGTAACAACAAATAACTTTCATGAAAGAAACCACTAGATTAAAAACACACTTTTTCTGAGACATTAATTTACCAAAAGCAAGCACAAAGTTGTTGAAAGTTAAGATACTGCTAACTGAAAATCCTAGATATCTAAGACAAAATTGtaatatttaaatatttggagaataaTTTGTAAAAAAGCATAAGCTAGGGTGAAGAAAATTAAGGACATTAAAGCAATCTTACCTCCTTTTTGAAAGAATTTAGATTTCAAGCTAGCATTACTCTACCTTGGAGGAGCATTTATGGATCCATGTATACAAAATATCCAAAGAGGGTAAGAGACACTGGAATCCATGCTCTAAAAATAGAAGCACTTTGCAATCAACAAAAATACTTTCTTTAGCCAAAGGAAGGCCAGGGAGGAGGGGGGGGTGTAAAAATCTATACCTTTATAACTACAAGATGTAAGAATCTCTCGTACCATCTTAAGATCTAATGGGTCATCATCTACAACTAGAAGCTTGAGACCCTTAGGAAAATAAAGATCCATATTTCCATCCATTGAAGTGCTAAAAGAAGCAAAGGAGACAAGATAAAGAACAGTATTGAGTACGGCCAGAAGGAGATGGGGCAACACACACTTATAGTAAGTAAGAGAGAGCATTTGTCACTAGGCATCTCTTCCTTTGACTACATTAATTACTTGTCTTGTTCAAGATATATAgaaaacaaaaaattttaatagaaccACCATACTAGCTAGATGGCAGTTCAACCATATAGAATCTTTTCATTTTACATTTGGTTTTTGGatttttcttttagttttttAATCAGCCTAACTGAAACAAATAAATTTATAACTATATTTTAGAATATTATTGCATATAAGATATATAATATGCAACCACTGCATTTACCTATATATATACCATAACTTATAAAAAGTATTATTTAAGTGTAATAATAaaagaatttgaattttaaacaaAATGATCGGTTATTACTTTACATTATAATTCAATTGTTTCAAATATTCGATGCTAACATGATTATTCTTAGAAGAACTATGTGTATGTATAATGAAAATTTAGATATGTTAAATCTTAGTAtattgattgatgaaaaaaacaaATATTTATTTTCACATAACTAGGTAGTAAAAGAGTACATATAAAATAGTCTTGCTATATTGTTACAATCAGACTTCCAAATCAACGCGCTTgtatgataattaatattttttaagagtTATATGatagtttattttttataaattgtaCCTATTATACTTAGTGAAATGTCTAGTAGACTGCCATAAAATATTGTGATAGCTTTCTAAACTGTAAAGTAACTATGGATGGTCGTCTGTTTACCAGCTATAACCAATGAAATTTTGAATATTTGCCACTAAAATCATCTATTTTATGTTATACATATTTTAACAAAAACTATGACCTAATTTGGTAAAAGTCCAAAGATTGAACTATGTCTTTCACTTGTATGTCAATTTATGAATTGAATCTTATTTACTAGATTGTTTTTATGTTAAAACACATTCTTAAACTGAGAAGAAGAAATAGATGTAAGTTAAAAAATTAAGGATTTGTTCCCACTGTGCATGAGTGAGTTTGAATCAATTAAGGAAGAAGGAGCTAGTTTATAAACATTATTACCTATTTTAAGTTTTTCCAGTGAATGAGGGCATGTCCTAATGATCACATTTGCAAGTATTTGTGCTGAAGCAATGGAAACACATATGGATCTCTCGCCCTTTGAGATATTCTTACTCATTGTTtctcaaaataaatatcaaatcacatatttaaaaaaaatgtttcatttaaaattcaaaaatatttgacTATGCTTGCATGTGTATTTTTATAAGTTAAAGTGAAACATCCAACTAAAGTCATTCTATTAATAGTGAAAACAATTTCATTTTTGTTTCCTTGAATAACGAACAAAATTGTGGTCAAATAATCAATGAAGTGTTAATGATACACATGAATAATTTGATATGCTATTTAACTCACACATGTTTCAAGTTGGAATGGTGTTATCCActtgtttatcatccttttttatGCAAGTAGTTATAATGTTTTgtctttttataaattaaaagataCGCCTTATTGAATCTACCCAAGCCCAAGGTCAATTTTAAGAATCAATGAACCAACAAAGTCACAATTTATATGCTATTCTGTTTTGATATCAAGTTTTTATGA
Proteins encoded in this region:
- the LOC105059747 gene encoding LOW QUALITY PROTEIN: two-component response regulator ARR18 (The sequence of the model RefSeq protein was modified relative to this genomic sequence to represent the inferred CDS: inserted 2 bases in 1 codon) — encoded protein: MPEVSGLEFLTIVKDELDLPIIMMSHDKRLETMKICHKLGACFFVIKPLDVNTAKNLWQHIIFSACFQRENFEGETRESSSKRASQISDAILNDXKQKEKNHKGKNVLIANTASQCDSLNLENTMEMEISKSSEAKKGKGGEQITSKDDENSRKARKRRVWDEYLEQKFRVANETLGRDAVPSKIMKHMNIEGITRRQVASHLQKYRLKEKNMPFSPSIPDMFGPGTEMAQFKQVSNQYGLFTTQGCLNCVTLKPSVPVTQMLSFGLQLPLSFNSYPNLTCMQSCNDNSGLHQPKNESQNQLASHFGMTAEIPSLQSTSTFATNVNNVMGLGGVIPCSFEAAIQTQQLNTDVQFSSSFRAITQMQQFDCGTRVSESFREIHQPQLLNDMDEISDSSCNLVSEYTDAGLVGNNSNDIDATQCKANEQHTHLVSENIMTNDACVDGAATNANQFSITDSEQQHNVSEENTLLVSEYTRNDLTTNGAVINANQSSVNNFEQQYAGSHVVENSKVVEEEDLNHSTEDFACGDDSWLLMLEDSFEFDFI